Proteins from a single region of Dyadobacter fanqingshengii:
- a CDS encoding FecR family protein: protein MNLSHENISEELLARYLAETASEQEIEQVNAWLAQSPANERELATYKLIWDHSAHAAKTSFPVNTDAAWNKMKAKMAKPAPAIVPDIPKPAAREIEFIPNNARRKLPIKVWAAVVALALLAFGWFHFQSNKSDETQRIATTNNTTDSELPDGTKVFLNYNSSLTYPSDFNGDLRTVSLQGEAFFDVKPDAAHPFVINANGTEIRVLGTSFNVKAYKEAPVRVDVSTGKVEVSKAAKKIQLIKGQGAEVLDDTIRGLEANMNMLSYHTQVYDFNAADLNEVITSIRDGYHVDVRLSNQQIAQCRLTIRFEKEPLDATLSVIAETLDLDLRKEGKVYWLDGNGCQ, encoded by the coding sequence ATGAACCTATCTCATGAAAACATATCGGAGGAGCTGTTAGCACGTTACCTGGCAGAAACCGCTTCAGAACAAGAAATAGAACAAGTGAATGCATGGCTGGCGCAATCGCCTGCAAATGAGCGCGAACTGGCAACTTACAAGCTGATCTGGGACCATTCTGCCCATGCAGCAAAAACCAGCTTCCCGGTTAATACGGACGCAGCCTGGAACAAGATGAAAGCCAAAATGGCGAAGCCGGCTCCGGCAATCGTCCCTGACATTCCAAAACCTGCTGCGCGTGAAATTGAGTTTATTCCAAACAATGCTAGGCGAAAACTCCCGATAAAGGTTTGGGCAGCAGTGGTCGCTTTGGCCTTGCTTGCTTTCGGATGGTTTCATTTCCAATCCAACAAATCGGATGAAACACAGCGCATTGCAACAACTAATAACACCACCGACAGCGAGCTGCCTGACGGCACCAAAGTGTTCCTGAACTATAATTCCTCATTAACTTATCCATCCGATTTCAATGGCGATCTCAGGACTGTTTCTTTACAGGGAGAAGCGTTTTTTGATGTGAAGCCGGACGCCGCGCATCCGTTTGTGATCAACGCCAACGGAACGGAAATACGCGTTTTGGGGACTTCATTCAATGTAAAGGCTTACAAAGAAGCGCCGGTACGGGTGGATGTTTCAACCGGAAAAGTGGAGGTTAGCAAAGCCGCCAAAAAGATCCAGCTCATAAAAGGACAAGGCGCCGAAGTGCTGGACGACACGATTAGAGGGCTGGAAGCCAATATGAATATGCTGAGTTATCACACGCAAGTGTATGATTTCAACGCAGCCGATCTGAACGAAGTAATCACTTCAATTCGTGATGGTTACCATGTTGATGTGCGGCTGTCCAACCAGCAGATCGCGCAATGCAGGCTTACGATCCGTTTCGAAAAAGAACCATTGGATGCCACGCTCTCCGTCATCGCTGAAACATTGGATCTTGACCTGAGAAAAGAAGGAAAGGTTTACTGGCTCGACGGAAATGGCTGCCAATAG
- a CDS encoding RNA polymerase sigma-70 factor gives MYSSDPDIVNAIRRGDEQAFEQTFRHYYQRLCNYACTLLKDEEESEEVVQTVFLTIWEKREDLEITLSLKSYLYRAVHNHCLNRFKHASVRQVHKEHTLNFGAQSYESVTEVIHANELEERIEKAVSTLPEQCQKAFRLSRFEELKYHEIAEQLGISIKTVENQIGKALKILRIELADYLPGMLWPVYLIVEQLTRS, from the coding sequence GTGTACTCTTCCGATCCAGATATTGTCAATGCGATAAGGCGGGGCGACGAACAAGCCTTTGAGCAGACTTTCCGACATTACTATCAGCGACTTTGCAATTATGCGTGCACGCTACTCAAAGATGAGGAAGAGTCGGAAGAGGTTGTACAGACTGTTTTTTTAACCATTTGGGAAAAAAGAGAAGATCTTGAAATAACATTATCGTTAAAATCCTACCTCTATCGTGCTGTTCACAACCACTGCCTCAACCGCTTCAAACACGCGTCGGTAAGGCAGGTTCATAAGGAACACACATTGAACTTCGGTGCGCAATCTTACGAATCGGTAACAGAAGTGATCCATGCCAATGAACTGGAAGAACGAATAGAAAAAGCAGTGAGCACATTACCAGAACAGTGTCAGAAAGCATTCAGGCTCAGCCGCTTCGAAGAACTGAAATACCACGAAATAGCAGAACAACTGGGCATTTCAATAAAAACAGTTGAAAACCAGATTGGTAAGGCGTTGAAAATATTACGCATTGAACTTGCAGATTATCTGCCCGGAATGCTTTGGCCGGTTTATCTTATTGTTGAACAGCTAACCAGATCGTAA
- a CDS encoding head GIN domain-containing protein: MKHFILSITLALFAFIIQSCVYVDSQDDIPPRGEGTRTYDFRNFDELEMGSAFRVNVKAGSSFSVSAKGELNDLDDLNLFVESGKLVARYNNSWRNRREPMYIDITMPDIQKVDFSGAVKAKLEGFENLPELEFELSGASKVEFEGSGRDFKFDLSGASQLFMFGEGKYLDGDLSGASQLDAFDLIAQQSDLELSGASTARVCVSEFLKVDASGASNVRYKGNPNVDKKTSGNSTVRQD; this comes from the coding sequence ATGAAACATTTTATTCTTTCCATTACGCTTGCCCTCTTTGCATTCATCATTCAGTCTTGCGTCTATGTGGATTCGCAGGACGACATTCCGCCACGCGGCGAGGGAACGAGAACTTATGATTTCCGCAATTTTGACGAACTCGAAATGGGCAGTGCGTTTCGGGTGAATGTTAAAGCAGGAAGTTCCTTTTCTGTTTCTGCAAAAGGCGAGCTGAATGATCTGGACGACCTCAACTTATTTGTTGAAAGTGGAAAGCTGGTTGCGCGCTACAACAATTCGTGGCGCAACCGCCGGGAGCCGATGTACATTGACATTACAATGCCTGACATTCAAAAAGTTGATTTTTCGGGTGCGGTGAAGGCGAAGCTGGAAGGATTTGAAAACTTGCCAGAGCTTGAATTTGAATTATCGGGTGCGTCGAAGGTGGAGTTTGAAGGCTCAGGACGTGATTTTAAGTTTGATCTTTCAGGCGCGTCTCAGCTCTTCATGTTCGGGGAAGGCAAATATCTGGACGGCGATCTTTCCGGCGCTTCGCAACTTGATGCTTTTGACCTCATTGCCCAGCAATCAGATTTGGAACTGTCGGGAGCCAGCACAGCAAGGGTCTGCGTTTCCGAATTCCTGAAAGTGGATGCGAGCGGTGCCAGCAATGTGCGCTACAAAGGCAATCCGAATGTGGACAAGAAAACATCCGGTAACAGCACGGTAAGGCAGGATTAG
- a CDS encoding M15 family metallopeptidase — protein sequence MSRKFRFLILFLLLCSIAGVAQKPDKEPIKKLTIPPIEQKMIGQGLVDIQKLDPSIKVELKYSTTDNFVGKDVYGDLSRAYLQPEMAKRLAKANALLRKNHSGYTLLVYDAARPNSVQYALWDALDNLKIPAKNKKMYVADPKIGSNHNFGCAVDLTVVDENGKPLDMGTKYDFFGPLAYPRSEQEMLKKGKLTIQQINNRQILRKAMNQAGFATNTTEWWHFDGMSKAQARAKYGMIK from the coding sequence ATGTCTCGTAAGTTTCGTTTTCTAATTCTCTTCCTGCTTCTATGCTCCATAGCAGGTGTTGCCCAAAAACCTGATAAAGAACCTATTAAGAAATTAACAATTCCTCCGATTGAACAGAAAATGATTGGGCAGGGATTGGTTGATATTCAAAAGCTGGATCCGAGCATTAAAGTTGAATTGAAATATTCCACAACCGACAATTTTGTAGGAAAAGACGTTTACGGAGATCTGAGTCGCGCTTATCTACAACCCGAAATGGCGAAGCGATTGGCGAAAGCGAACGCACTTTTAAGAAAGAATCACTCCGGTTACACATTGCTGGTTTACGATGCTGCTCGTCCGAATTCCGTGCAATATGCGCTTTGGGATGCATTGGATAATCTCAAAATTCCTGCAAAAAATAAGAAAATGTACGTCGCTGATCCGAAGATCGGTTCTAACCATAACTTTGGCTGCGCAGTGGATTTGACTGTGGTTGACGAGAACGGAAAACCATTGGATATGGGGACCAAATATGATTTCTTCGGCCCCCTTGCCTATCCCCGTTCAGAGCAGGAAATGTTGAAAAAGGGAAAGCTGACAATCCAGCAGATCAATAACCGCCAGATTTTAAGAAAAGCGATGAACCAGGCCGGTTTTGCCACTAATACGACTGAATGGTGGCATTTTGACGGCATGTCAAAAGCCCAGGCGCGAGCGAAATACGGCATGATCAAGTAG
- a CDS encoding LiaF transmembrane domain-containing protein, whose protein sequence is MKNSRGIVWGGLLVILGMLWLLRNMNLLNINWDEVLPYWPVLLIIAGALLLATGNESRGFGGVIALLITLAVFGGIVNKTDEAFDRHAGNWDWNWDDDDDDRNFGYNDHDNNDHDEDDNGEHDENYENDRKNRDGKRPINGNYKYEMEDFIQKANFHLEGGAGSFTLNGNTQKLFEANTKSTMVGFLSNTSINKLDNSATVNLKMEEGNVKINEGEISNQAKIQLNEKPIWNIDLGIGAGKGDFDFSNYKVEKLKVSTGVADMDIKMGDKMTTSNIDIEAGVASITLELPRSVGCEMHMDGALNAKNMDDLDKISNGLYRSPDFDNASKKIIIHFEGGLTSVNIKRY, encoded by the coding sequence ATGAAAAACTCACGCGGTATAGTTTGGGGTGGATTGCTGGTCATACTTGGAATGCTCTGGCTTCTGCGGAACATGAACCTCCTGAACATTAACTGGGACGAGGTTCTTCCCTACTGGCCTGTATTACTGATAATTGCAGGAGCATTACTACTTGCAACGGGTAACGAAAGCAGAGGATTCGGCGGAGTGATTGCTTTGCTGATAACACTGGCAGTGTTTGGCGGGATTGTCAACAAAACTGACGAAGCCTTTGATAGGCACGCTGGAAACTGGGATTGGAACTGGGACGACGATGACGATGACCGGAACTTTGGTTACAATGATCATGATAATAATGATCACGACGAGGACGACAATGGTGAGCACGACGAAAACTATGAAAACGATCGTAAAAACCGGGATGGAAAAAGGCCGATAAATGGCAATTACAAGTATGAAATGGAAGATTTTATTCAAAAAGCCAATTTTCATCTTGAGGGCGGTGCAGGTTCTTTTACCTTGAATGGTAACACGCAGAAACTTTTCGAAGCCAACACGAAGAGCACAATGGTGGGTTTTTTATCCAACACGTCCATTAACAAACTGGATAATTCTGCAACGGTCAACCTCAAAATGGAGGAAGGCAATGTGAAGATCAATGAGGGTGAAATTTCCAACCAGGCAAAAATTCAATTGAATGAAAAGCCGATCTGGAACATTGACCTGGGAATAGGCGCTGGAAAAGGCGACTTTGATTTCAGTAATTACAAAGTTGAAAAACTGAAAGTAAGCACGGGCGTTGCTGATATGGACATTAAAATGGGCGACAAAATGACCACTTCCAACATTGATATTGAAGCAGGCGTTGCTTCCATCACGCTGGAATTGCCTCGTTCTGTGGGTTGCGAAATGCATATGGATGGTGCATTGAATGCAAAAAACATGGACGATCTCGACAAGATCAGCAACGGCCTTTATCGTTCACCTGATTTTGACAACGCCTCCAAGAAGATCATTATCCACTTCGAAGGCGGCCTGACCAGCGTTAATATCAAACGTTACTAA
- a CDS encoding LiaI-LiaF-like domain-containing protein, giving the protein MNFRNIFWGVILIIAGSLFLIEELTSFDFGRFFWPIILITTGALLLLRNYLNSDISNRSNI; this is encoded by the coding sequence ATGAACTTTCGAAACATTTTCTGGGGAGTTATCCTCATCATTGCCGGATCACTTTTCTTAATTGAAGAACTGACCTCATTCGATTTTGGCCGCTTTTTCTGGCCAATAATTCTGATCACAACCGGCGCACTTTTGCTATTGCGTAATTATTTGAATTCTGATATTTCCAACCGTTCAAACATTTAA
- a CDS encoding PspC domain-containing protein: MEKKLHRIPDQAVFGGVASGIAQYFQIDVVIVRVLFVVMLLLPIPPTFGMTAFIYIILWAVLPTGPVETIYTTNTSFDSNPPRPLDPVSDKKKSDQTVMILGGVLIFFGAVMLVDDFPLWYQFKQYFWPIVLIAIGAFLILRQRDKEYQTNTTVYPTTPPPPVDPIAPEPEPQPYTPFTPSSTTTTTHFPEDPEAKKPDDEDDQVIKVN, encoded by the coding sequence ATGGAAAAGAAATTGCATCGCATACCTGACCAGGCAGTTTTTGGAGGAGTCGCATCCGGAATTGCTCAATACTTTCAAATTGATGTTGTTATAGTCCGCGTGCTGTTCGTTGTAATGTTGCTGCTGCCCATTCCGCCAACATTTGGAATGACTGCATTCATTTACATCATTCTTTGGGCGGTGTTGCCGACAGGGCCAGTCGAAACGATTTACACAACCAACACATCATTTGACTCAAACCCTCCACGGCCATTGGATCCGGTGTCGGATAAAAAGAAGTCGGACCAGACAGTGATGATCCTGGGCGGTGTGCTGATATTTTTCGGAGCGGTGATGCTTGTTGATGACTTCCCGCTTTGGTATCAATTCAAACAATATTTCTGGCCTATCGTGCTGATCGCGATTGGTGCGTTTCTGATCCTTCGCCAGAGAGATAAGGAATATCAAACCAATACAACTGTGTATCCGACAACCCCTCCGCCTCCGGTGGATCCGATCGCCCCGGAGCCTGAGCCGCAACCGTATACGCCATTTACACCTTCATCAACCACGACGACTACCCATTTCCCCGAAGATCCGGAGGCTAAAAAACCGGATGATGAGGACGATCAGGTGATCAAAGTGAATTGA
- a CDS encoding DUF2442 domain-containing protein, which translates to MTLAIHVIAAEYLSEYKILVKFNDNKQQVVDFGDFLRNNPHPQHDKYLDHKKFQQFKIENGTIVWGEDWDMIFPVEQLHAGHIHS; encoded by the coding sequence ATGACCTTAGCCATTCATGTTATCGCTGCTGAGTATCTGTCTGAGTATAAAATTTTAGTCAAATTCAATGATAATAAACAGCAGGTTGTGGACTTTGGAGACTTTTTGCGAAATAATCCGCATCCGCAGCACGACAAATACTTGGATCATAAGAAGTTCCAGCAATTTAAGATTGAAAACGGAACGATAGTTTGGGGTGAAGATTGGGATATGATATTTCCCGTTGAACAGCTTCACGCCGGCCATATACATTCATGA
- a CDS encoding DUF4160 domain-containing protein — protein MPKILEYFGIVFYFYSNDHLPIHVHVSYNEFETVFEIFFEEGKLKEVRLREVSGVEALPAVQFKEAKKVIEAYAEVIVNSWTDFFVLKKKVSILKITKRL, from the coding sequence ATGCCTAAAATCCTGGAATATTTCGGAATTGTTTTCTATTTCTATTCAAATGACCACTTGCCCATTCATGTGCATGTATCATATAACGAGTTTGAAACCGTATTTGAAATATTCTTCGAAGAAGGCAAGTTGAAGGAAGTCCGGTTGCGTGAAGTTTCAGGCGTTGAAGCTTTACCAGCTGTTCAATTTAAAGAGGCTAAAAAAGTAATTGAAGCTTACGCGGAAGTCATTGTGAATAGCTGGACAGATTTTTTTGTATTAAAAAAGAAGGTTTCAATTCTTAAAATAACGAAGAGGTTATGA
- a CDS encoding aldose epimerase family protein, whose product MKKIFLLLTALTSFYLFSCSKSNKEEMISTISKESFGKLSDGQEADLYTLTNAKGMTVNITNYGGIITKLTAPDKNGEFADVVLGFDSLAPYLAGHPFFGALVGRYGNRIAKGKFKLNDKEYKLAINNGPNALHGGIKGFDKVIWKATEINQDSVVGLQLEYVSKDMEEGYPGTLTVKVVYTLDNNNALTINYTATTDKATVVNLTNHSYFNLTGLKRDILDHEIQIESDSIVPVDTTLIPTGKLRAVEGTPFDFRKPTKISAGINKVEDEQIKNGGGYDHCWVLKRSEPGLVLFATATDPESGRKLEAFTTEPAVQFYTGNFLDGTLKGKNATYVKRFGFCLETEHYPDSPNQPQFPTTVLNPGDTYQTTTKYRFSAK is encoded by the coding sequence ATGAAAAAGATATTCCTTTTACTCACCGCGCTGACCAGCTTTTACCTTTTCAGCTGCTCCAAATCAAACAAAGAAGAAATGATCAGTACGATTTCAAAAGAATCTTTCGGCAAACTTTCCGATGGCCAGGAAGCGGACCTTTACACGCTTACCAACGCAAAGGGAATGACGGTCAACATTACCAATTATGGCGGCATTATTACCAAATTGACTGCTCCGGATAAAAACGGCGAATTTGCTGATGTCGTGCTGGGTTTTGATTCGCTGGCTCCTTACCTGGCTGGTCATCCGTTTTTTGGCGCATTGGTTGGTCGCTATGGTAACCGGATTGCGAAAGGGAAGTTTAAGCTGAATGATAAGGAGTATAAACTGGCAATAAATAATGGCCCGAATGCCCTGCACGGTGGCATTAAGGGTTTTGATAAAGTGATCTGGAAGGCAACGGAGATCAATCAGGATTCGGTTGTGGGTCTTCAACTCGAATATGTTAGTAAGGATATGGAGGAAGGTTATCCGGGAACATTAACTGTAAAAGTGGTTTACACATTGGATAACAATAATGCATTGACCATCAATTATACGGCAACAACAGACAAAGCGACCGTTGTAAATCTTACGAACCACTCTTATTTCAACCTTACGGGTTTGAAAAGGGACATTCTTGATCATGAAATCCAAATTGAGTCTGACAGCATTGTGCCTGTTGACACGACGTTGATCCCGACCGGAAAGCTGCGTGCTGTTGAAGGGACGCCATTTGATTTCAGAAAGCCTACTAAAATTTCGGCAGGGATTAACAAAGTTGAAGACGAGCAGATCAAAAACGGCGGCGGCTACGACCATTGCTGGGTGCTGAAACGCTCAGAACCAGGCTTGGTTTTGTTCGCAACGGCAACAGATCCTGAAAGTGGTAGGAAATTAGAAGCTTTCACCACCGAACCCGCCGTTCAGTTCTACACCGGTAACTTCCTGGACGGAACATTAAAAGGCAAAAACGCCACTTACGTCAAAAGATTTGGCTTCTGCCTCGAAACAGAACATTACCCAGACTCCCCAAACCAACCTCAATTCCCAACCACGGTTTTGAACCCAGGGGATACGTATCAGACGACAACGAAATATCGGTTTTCGGCTAAGTAG
- the galK gene encoding galactokinase codes for MQQSDIVEKIKEKYFQKFGETSNPEQVRTFRSPGRINLIGEHTDYNNGFVLPASVDKAVYFVIEPREDDQVILHAADLDETYSFSIEDLSKPAQSWPHYQLGIIEQIYKKGLKIGGFQTTFGGDVPVGAGLSSSAALECCLLFALNELYELGLDRFSIVKMSQKAENEYVGVQCGIMDQFASAFGKEESVIRLDCRSLEYEYFPFPMQDYLLVLCDTSVKHSLASSEYNTRRLECEKGTAILQKYYPEVHSLRDATPALVETHKDELGDIVYRRCKFITEEIQRVQDACDLLVEENLVDFGKKMYATHQGLQHEYEVSCPELDFLVDQTIADPSVLGARMMGGGFGGCTINLVKKDAVDAFEQKMKAAYQEEYQIDLPCYKVKITTGTEEII; via the coding sequence ATGCAACAATCAGATATAGTAGAAAAAATAAAGGAAAAGTATTTCCAAAAGTTTGGTGAAACCTCAAATCCTGAACAAGTAAGGACTTTTCGTTCGCCCGGAAGAATTAACCTGATCGGCGAGCATACAGACTATAATAATGGTTTTGTGCTTCCAGCCAGTGTGGATAAAGCAGTGTATTTTGTGATTGAGCCAAGAGAAGACGATCAGGTCATTTTACACGCAGCCGATCTGGATGAAACTTATTCATTTTCTATTGAAGATCTTTCCAAACCAGCGCAATCCTGGCCGCATTATCAGTTGGGGATTATTGAGCAGATCTATAAAAAAGGACTTAAAATAGGCGGTTTCCAGACCACCTTTGGCGGAGATGTGCCGGTAGGCGCAGGGCTATCATCCTCAGCGGCATTAGAATGCTGCCTTTTATTTGCATTGAATGAATTGTATGAGCTGGGTCTTGACCGGTTCAGCATTGTAAAAATGTCTCAAAAGGCCGAAAACGAATATGTTGGCGTGCAATGCGGCATTATGGACCAGTTTGCTTCGGCATTCGGTAAAGAAGAATCCGTGATCCGGCTCGATTGCCGCTCATTGGAATACGAATATTTCCCGTTTCCGATGCAGGACTATCTTTTGGTGCTTTGTGACACGAGCGTCAAACATTCCCTGGCCAGCTCGGAATACAACACACGCCGCCTTGAATGCGAAAAAGGCACTGCAATCCTGCAAAAATATTATCCGGAAGTGCATAGTCTTAGAGACGCGACTCCGGCATTGGTTGAAACACATAAGGATGAACTGGGAGACATTGTGTACCGCAGATGCAAGTTCATCACAGAAGAAATTCAACGCGTTCAGGATGCTTGCGATTTGCTCGTAGAAGAAAATCTGGTAGATTTTGGCAAAAAAATGTACGCAACGCATCAGGGATTACAGCACGAATATGAAGTAAGCTGCCCGGAACTTGACTTTTTGGTAGACCAGACGATAGCGGATCCTTCCGTGTTGGGAGCCCGAATGATGGGTGGCGGATTTGGCGGTTGCACCATTAATCTCGTTAAAAAAGATGCAGTTGATGCTTTTGAACAAAAAATGAAAGCAGCTTACCAGGAAGAATATCAGATTGACCTGCCTTGCTATAAAGTAAAAATTACCACAGGCACGGAAGAGATTATTTGA
- a CDS encoding D-2-hydroxyacid dehydrogenase produces MTIYCYSLLDESLRNNLSEALQPHHNLQFRTETTTVDESLAAFKTADYILGNPPVEWFSNASDNLKFWQLDSAGFDQYASVTINESVKVANMGDWFARPCAESIVGGVLALYRGLDTLTLLKQKSEWIGAKLRAELKILYKQNVVILGAGTIGLAVNAILKGFGCTTHLMARTSREADLHSKEELFTELPFADLVINTLPGTAQHFVDQTFFSKMKERSVYASVGRGSTTDEDALIDVLQSGYLDGAVLDVTEIEPLPESSPLWIMENVILTQHTGGGHSNEHMGKVDLFLNNIFAMENGGNIVNEVDLRKGY; encoded by the coding sequence ATGACCATATACTGTTATTCCCTGCTGGATGAATCGCTGAGAAATAACCTCAGTGAAGCACTGCAGCCCCATCATAACCTTCAATTTCGTACCGAGACGACGACTGTGGACGAAAGCCTGGCAGCCTTTAAAACAGCAGATTATATTCTTGGGAACCCGCCGGTTGAATGGTTTTCCAATGCTTCCGATAATTTGAAATTCTGGCAGCTGGATTCGGCTGGATTTGACCAATATGCATCTGTAACCATTAATGAAAGTGTGAAAGTGGCCAATATGGGTGATTGGTTTGCGCGTCCCTGTGCCGAGTCCATCGTGGGCGGCGTCCTTGCACTATACCGCGGACTGGACACACTGACATTGCTCAAACAAAAATCAGAATGGATCGGAGCAAAGCTTAGGGCGGAGCTGAAAATCCTTTATAAGCAGAATGTGGTCATTTTGGGGGCAGGGACAATCGGTTTGGCTGTCAATGCGATTTTGAAAGGATTTGGCTGCACCACGCATTTAATGGCCCGTACTTCTCGCGAGGCCGACCTGCATAGCAAAGAAGAACTTTTCACTGAACTGCCTTTTGCAGACCTGGTGATCAACACGCTTCCCGGAACTGCGCAGCATTTTGTTGATCAGACATTCTTTTCCAAAATGAAAGAACGCAGCGTGTACGCAAGCGTAGGCAGAGGCAGCACAACGGACGAAGATGCACTTATCGACGTGCTTCAATCCGGATACCTGGATGGCGCTGTTTTAGATGTGACCGAAATTGAGCCTTTGCCGGAAAGCAGCCCGCTTTGGATTATGGAAAATGTGATCCTTACGCAACACACGGGCGGTGGGCACAGTAACGAGCATATGGGAAAAGTGGATTTATTCCTTAATAACATTTTTGCAATGGAGAATGGAGGAAATATTGTCAATGAAGTGGACCTGCGCAAAGGTTATTAA
- the fumC gene encoding class II fumarate hydratase, which produces MEYRIEKDTMGEVQVPAHVYWGAQTQRSIQNFPIAQDINKMPKEIIKAFAYLKKAAAITNHEVGILAKEKSDLIGQVCDEILTEQLDDQFPLVVWQTGSGTQSNMNCNEVIAYRGHVLQGGELADKSKFLHPNDDVNKSQSSNDTYPTAMHIAAYKILVDVTIPGIIKLRDTLKAKSEAFRSVVKIGRTHFMDATPLTLGQEFSGYASQLDHGLRAIYNTLAHLSELALGGTAVGTGINTPEGYSENVARHIAALTGLPFITAENKFEALAAHDAIVEAHGALKTVAVSLMKIGNDIRMLSSGPRSGIGEIHIPDNEPGSSIMPGKVNPTQCEAMTMVAAQVMGNDVAIGIGGSNGHFELNVFKPLMAYNFLHSARLIGDVCVSFNDNCAVGIEPLHENIKKHVNNSLMLVTALNTKIGYYKAAEIAQTAHKNGSTLKETAVALGYLTPDEFDAWVKPEEMVGDNK; this is translated from the coding sequence ATGGAATACCGTATAGAAAAAGATACCATGGGTGAAGTGCAAGTGCCGGCTCATGTATACTGGGGCGCACAAACGCAACGCTCGATCCAGAATTTCCCTATTGCCCAGGATATCAATAAAATGCCTAAGGAAATCATCAAGGCATTTGCATATTTGAAAAAGGCCGCTGCTATTACCAACCACGAAGTCGGCATTCTTGCGAAAGAAAAAAGCGACCTGATCGGTCAGGTTTGTGATGAAATTTTGACCGAACAACTCGACGACCAGTTTCCGCTTGTTGTATGGCAAACCGGCTCGGGAACGCAGTCCAATATGAACTGTAATGAGGTGATCGCTTATCGGGGTCATGTATTGCAAGGCGGCGAGCTGGCTGATAAATCAAAATTCCTTCATCCCAACGATGATGTGAACAAGTCACAGTCTTCTAACGACACATATCCGACGGCCATGCACATTGCCGCTTATAAAATTCTCGTAGATGTGACCATTCCGGGCATTATCAAGCTCAGGGATACATTAAAGGCCAAATCAGAGGCTTTCAGAAGTGTGGTTAAGATCGGTCGTACGCACTTCATGGATGCGACCCCACTGACATTAGGGCAGGAATTCTCGGGTTATGCTTCTCAATTGGATCACGGTTTACGCGCGATCTACAACACACTGGCGCACCTTTCAGAACTTGCATTGGGCGGAACGGCTGTTGGAACGGGTATTAACACACCTGAGGGTTATTCCGAAAACGTTGCACGCCACATTGCCGCGTTAACCGGACTGCCATTTATCACTGCCGAAAATAAATTTGAAGCATTAGCAGCACACGACGCGATCGTGGAAGCGCACGGCGCACTGAAAACGGTTGCTGTGAGCCTGATGAAAATTGGTAACGACATTCGCATGTTGTCGTCAGGCCCACGTTCGGGGATTGGCGAAATTCATATCCCTGACAATGAGCCCGGAAGCTCTATCATGCCGGGGAAAGTAAACCCTACGCAATGCGAGGCGATGACAATGGTTGCGGCGCAGGTGATGGGCAATGATGTGGCAATCGGGATTGGCGGTTCCAACGGACATTTTGAATTGAATGTTTTTAAGCCGCTTATGGCTTACAACTTCCTGCATTCGGCGCGTCTGATCGGCGATGTCTGCGTTTCCTTTAATGATAATTGCGCGGTGGGCATCGAACCTTTGCACGAGAACATTAAAAAGCACGTAAATAACTCGCTGATGTTGGTTACCGCTTTAAATACGAAAATTGGTTATTACAAAGCAGCGGAAATTGCGCAAACTGCCCATAAAAACGGCTCGACGCTAAAAGAAACCGCTGTTGCGCTGGGTTACCTGACGCCGGATGAGTTTGACGCGTGGGTAAAACCGGAAGAAATGGTTGGCGATAACAAATAG